In Clostridium sp. DL-VIII, the following proteins share a genomic window:
- a CDS encoding ATP-binding protein, whose amino-acid sequence MQPLAVACECRKIEKLKSEWKYSGINVEQSKYTFSNFEVWNEASSRIKDTAAAYCTDFDDIRDKRRNSLLLCGQVGCGKSHMSVAVALNFLKQKIKVVYMPYRDVITEIKQNMIDQEYYKKAISKYQLCEVLLIDDLFKGKINDSDINVMFEIINYRYLNFLPIIVSSEFSIDRLLNFDEGVGSRIYEMAKDYVVEVEKDIRNNYRLK is encoded by the coding sequence ATGCAGCCACTTGCGGTAGCCTGTGAATGCAGAAAAATAGAAAAGCTGAAAAGTGAGTGGAAGTATTCTGGAATAAATGTTGAGCAAAGTAAATATACTTTTTCAAATTTTGAGGTATGGAATGAAGCATCTAGTAGAATAAAAGATACTGCAGCAGCTTATTGTACTGATTTTGATGATATAAGAGATAAGAGAAGAAACAGTCTATTGCTATGTGGTCAGGTTGGTTGTGGCAAAAGTCACATGAGTGTTGCAGTTGCACTAAACTTTTTAAAACAAAAGATTAAAGTTGTTTATATGCCGTACAGAGATGTAATAACAGAAATAAAGCAGAATATGATTGATCAGGAATATTATAAAAAAGCAATCTCAAAATATCAATTATGTGAAGTATTGCTTATTGATGACCTCTTTAAAGGAAAAATAAACGACAGTGATATAAATGTGATGTTTGAGATTATAAATTATAGGTATCTTAATTTTTTACCAATTATAGTAAGCAGCGAATTTTCAATTGATAGGCTTTTAAACTTTGATGAAGGGGTGGGGTCACGCATATATGAGATGGCCAAAGATTATGTTGTAGAAGTTGAAAAGGATATAAGGAATAACTATAGACTTAAGTGA
- a CDS encoding helix-turn-helix transcriptional regulator, with translation MRGKIKTMGLKENIKKRRLDLNLTLEEVSNKLSVSKPTLQRYESGVISNIPSDKIEKLAAILETTPAYLMGWEEEKIDIKSQLTEEEKSLLDKYNSLDYVGKHTVNTVLEMEFKRCN, from the coding sequence ATGAGGGGAAAGATAAAAACTATGGGATTAAAAGAAAATATAAAAAAAAGACGCTTAGATTTGAACCTCACATTGGAGGAAGTCTCGAATAAACTATCTGTTAGTAAGCCAACTCTTCAACGATACGAGAGTGGTGTAATTTCCAATATACCCTCTGATAAAATTGAAAAACTCGCAGCTATCTTAGAGACAACACCAGCATACTTAATGGGGTGGGAAGAAGAAAAAATTGACATAAAATCACAATTAACTGAAGAAGAGAAATCTTTATTAGATAAATACAATTCCTTAGATTATGTGGGCAAGCACACGGTTAATACAGTATTGGAAATGGAATTTAAAAGATGTAATTAA
- a CDS encoding DUF739 family protein, with protein sequence MILVNELKGKIKSKGYTQEKLARELGISPKTLCTKLNKGIFGSDEIENMIRILEIQNPIEIFFA encoded by the coding sequence ATGATACTAGTTAATGAGTTGAAAGGGAAAATAAAATCAAAAGGCTATACTCAAGAAAAACTCGCGAGAGAATTAGGAATTTCTCCAAAAACTTTATGTACTAAACTAAACAAAGGGATCTTCGGATCTGATGAAATTGAAAATATGATAAGAATATTAGAAATACAAAATCCGATAGAAATTTTTTTTGCCTAG
- a CDS encoding phosphotransferase produces MNKDCHIEVVYLQKILCKNLSQDFKILKIIRIYGGARKVTYKIECNKGFSCILYVWDNSMDYFNEKTDEDDIFKSNGADLFELNNKFLTQNGIRTPRIYYIDRNKKEYSFDFALVEYIAGGEIEKYFYADEETKYKVFTDLSKNIKKMHFIRNKLYGNLKTEKTLKFGSERILLDRNIKEIEYSSRFHEGILKNKTMLINKIQELYDNMKPRNDYVFIHGELGPNHVLVDENLNTYLIDIESAMFFDAEYEHSFLQFRFGEYYKYFNKDNLDLDRLKFYKMHLHISCLSGALELKQKLLRLMI; encoded by the coding sequence ATGAATAAAGATTGTCATATAGAAGTAGTATATTTACAAAAGATTTTATGTAAAAACTTAAGTCAAGACTTTAAAATACTCAAAATTATAAGAATTTATGGAGGAGCACGGAAAGTAACATATAAAATAGAATGTAACAAAGGCTTCTCCTGTATTCTTTATGTTTGGGATAATTCTATGGATTATTTTAATGAAAAAACAGATGAGGATGATATATTTAAATCAAATGGGGCAGATTTGTTTGAATTAAATAATAAATTCCTTACACAAAATGGGATTAGGACACCAAGAATATATTATATAGACAGAAATAAGAAAGAATACTCATTTGATTTTGCACTAGTTGAATATATAGCAGGTGGAGAAATAGAAAAATATTTTTATGCTGATGAAGAGACTAAATATAAAGTATTTACTGATTTAAGCAAAAACATTAAGAAAATGCATTTTATCAGAAATAAACTTTATGGAAATCTTAAAACTGAAAAAACATTGAAGTTTGGAAGTGAAAGAATATTACTGGATAGAAATATAAAAGAAATTGAATATTCATCAAGATTTCATGAAGGAATATTAAAAAATAAGACCATGTTAATTAATAAAATACAAGAATTGTATGATAATATGAAACCTAGAAATGATTATGTATTTATACATGGGGAATTAGGCCCAAATCATGTTTTGGTGGATGAAAATCTTAATACTTACTTAATAGATATAGAGAGCGCTATGTTTTTTGATGCAGAATATGAACATAGTTTTTTGCAATTCAGATTTGGTGAGTATTATAAATATTTTAATAAAGATAACCTTGATTTAGATAGATTAAAATTTTATAAAATGCATTTGCACATTTCATGTCTCTCAGGTGCATTGGAGCTTAAACAAAAATTACTGAGGTTAATGATATGA
- a CDS encoding YqaJ viral recombinase family protein, with protein sequence MGKLECLVKETEKFEGKDIGAILGFDKYRSIEDVYAEKIGEIEFLRQGLEVIYWTSTLEEVVSREFMIRTKKKIRKNNINSVDKDYEYMVSNVNRKIIGENSILDCKVINGIDEAQINDKNFIRMRVLEAQHNMKVKEVDKCYIAMLINGRKFILKEIKRDESLISKIVKVEEKFWNYYIKKKVKPNESLSLD encoded by the coding sequence ATGGGAAAATTAGAATGCCTAGTAAAAGAAACCGAGAAGTTTGAAGGAAAAGATATTGGAGCAATTCTTGGTTTTGATAAATACAGAAGTATTGAAGATGTCTATGCAGAAAAGATTGGAGAAATTGAATTTTTAAGACAAGGTCTTGAAGTTATATATTGGACAAGTACCTTAGAAGAAGTAGTTTCAAGAGAATTTATGATTAGAACTAAAAAGAAGATACGGAAGAATAATATAAATTCAGTTGATAAGGATTATGAATATATGGTTTCTAATGTTAATAGAAAAATCATAGGAGAAAATTCAATTCTGGATTGCAAAGTAATTAATGGAATAGATGAAGCTCAGATAAATGATAAAAACTTTATTAGGATGAGAGTATTAGAGGCTCAACATAATATGAAAGTAAAAGAAGTAGATAAATGCTACATTGCAATGCTTATTAACGGTCGAAAATTCATCTTAAAAGAAATTAAACGTGATGAAAGTTTAATTTCTAAGATAGTTAAAGTAGAAGAAAAGTTTTGGAATTATTATATAAAAAAGAAAGTCAAGCCTAATGAATCATTGAGTTTGGATTAA
- the hypD gene encoding trans-4-hydroxy-L-proline dehydratase — protein MMERGMNDRIKKLRKQSVDTEAHIYMERAKIMTETYKEYEGTVSVPELRAICLKNYFSKKTLCINEGELIVGEKGDGPQAAPTFPELCCHTIEDMHVMNDRDLISFNVKDKDYAYQEEVIIPFWKNRSIRNLILRNMSNEWKNAYECGIFTEFMEQRGPGHTVGSGKIYEKGFLDYKEDIKKAITELDFLNDAEALDKKNQLSAMSIACDAIIILGERYAKLAREEAEKTSDPSWKADLLQIAENCEVVPAHKPKTYWQALQMYWFVHLGVTSELNPWDAYSPGRLDQHIYPFYENDIEKNILNDEKAKELLECLWIKFNNQPAPPKVGITLKESSTYTDFANINTGGITPDGENGVNPVSYLILDCMDEMKLLQPSSNVQISRKTPQKFLKRACEISRKGWGQPAFYNTEAIIQELLNAGKSIEDARTGGTSGCVETGAFGNEAYILTGYFNLPKIFELTLNNGYDKVNGKQLGLELGYAEDFNTYEKLFDAYKRQIEYFLDIKIKGSNIIEKIYADNMPVPFLSIITNDCIKKGKDYNAGGARYNTNYIQGVGIGTITDSLASVKYNVFDEKKFTMKELMNALENNFEGYERILNLVRNKTPKYGNDDPYADSIMKSVFDFYSKSVTGRPNMKGGTYRINMLPTTCHVYFGEVMMASPNGRFAYKPVSEGISPEKGADTKGPTSVIKSASKMDHLRTGGTLLNQKFTPSVVAGENGLEQMSNLIRTYFNMDGHHIQFNVIDRETLIQAQKNPEEYKDLIVRVAGYSDHFRNLSKALQDEIIERTEQSFN, from the coding sequence ATTATGGAAAGAGGAATGAACGATCGTATTAAAAAACTTAGAAAACAAAGTGTAGATACAGAAGCGCATATATATATGGAAAGAGCTAAAATTATGACTGAAACATATAAAGAATATGAAGGTACAGTATCTGTACCAGAGCTTCGTGCTATTTGTCTTAAAAATTATTTTTCAAAAAAAACTCTATGTATTAATGAAGGTGAACTCATTGTAGGAGAAAAAGGTGATGGTCCTCAAGCAGCTCCAACATTTCCAGAACTTTGCTGTCATACTATAGAAGATATGCATGTTATGAATGATAGAGATTTAATTAGCTTTAATGTTAAAGATAAAGATTATGCATATCAAGAAGAAGTTATTATTCCATTTTGGAAAAATCGTTCTATTCGTAACTTAATCTTAAGAAATATGAGTAATGAATGGAAAAATGCTTATGAATGCGGTATTTTTACTGAATTTATGGAACAAAGAGGGCCAGGTCATACTGTGGGTTCTGGAAAAATATATGAAAAAGGATTTTTAGATTACAAAGAAGATATAAAGAAAGCTATAACTGAGTTAGATTTTTTAAATGATGCCGAAGCATTAGACAAAAAAAATCAATTATCAGCAATGAGTATAGCATGCGATGCAATTATTATTTTAGGCGAAAGATATGCAAAGCTTGCAAGAGAAGAAGCAGAAAAAACATCAGATCCTTCATGGAAAGCGGATCTTTTGCAGATTGCAGAAAACTGTGAAGTAGTTCCAGCTCATAAACCAAAAACCTATTGGCAGGCCTTACAGATGTATTGGTTTGTGCATCTTGGGGTTACTTCTGAATTAAATCCATGGGATGCATATAGCCCAGGAAGATTAGATCAACATATATATCCTTTCTATGAGAATGATATTGAAAAAAATATTTTAAATGATGAAAAGGCAAAAGAACTTTTAGAATGTCTTTGGATAAAATTTAACAACCAGCCTGCTCCACCTAAAGTAGGGATTACACTAAAAGAGAGCAGTACCTATACAGATTTTGCAAATATTAATACTGGAGGAATAACTCCAGATGGAGAAAATGGTGTAAATCCTGTTAGTTACTTGATTTTAGACTGCATGGATGAAATGAAACTTTTGCAGCCAAGTTCAAATGTTCAAATCAGTCGTAAAACTCCACAGAAGTTCTTAAAAAGAGCTTGTGAAATATCAAGAAAAGGATGGGGACAGCCTGCCTTTTATAATACGGAAGCAATTATTCAGGAATTATTAAATGCTGGGAAAAGTATTGAGGATGCGAGAACTGGAGGAACAAGTGGTTGCGTAGAAACAGGAGCTTTTGGAAATGAAGCTTATATTTTAACTGGATATTTTAATCTTCCCAAGATATTTGAACTTACTTTAAATAATGGATATGACAAGGTAAATGGTAAACAATTGGGTTTAGAACTTGGGTATGCTGAAGATTTTAATACTTATGAAAAACTTTTTGATGCTTACAAGAGGCAGATTGAATATTTCCTTGATATAAAAATTAAGGGAAGTAATATTATTGAAAAAATATATGCAGATAATATGCCTGTACCGTTTTTGTCTATAATTACTAATGACTGTATTAAAAAAGGAAAGGATTATAATGCAGGAGGAGCACGTTATAATACAAATTACATTCAAGGGGTTGGCATAGGAACTATCACAGACAGCTTGGCATCTGTAAAATATAATGTATTTGATGAAAAAAAATTTACTATGAAAGAGCTCATGAATGCCCTTGAAAATAATTTTGAAGGCTATGAGAGAATACTTAATTTAGTTCGTAATAAAACACCGAAATATGGCAATGATGACCCTTATGCAGATTCAATTATGAAAAGTGTTTTTGACTTTTATAGCAAAAGTGTTACAGGCAGGCCTAATATGAAAGGTGGAACATATAGAATTAACATGCTTCCAACTACATGTCATGTATATTTTGGAGAAGTAATGATGGCCAGTCCTAATGGTAGATTTGCTTATAAACCGGTATCAGAGGGGATTTCACCTGAAAAGGGTGCTGATACAAAAGGTCCTACTTCAGTGATAAAGTCAGCATCTAAGATGGATCATTTAAGAACAGGGGGAACATTATTAAATCAAAAATTTACTCCTAGTGTTGTAGCAGGGGAAAATGGTTTGGAACAAATGTCAAATCTTATACGTACTTATTTTAATATGGATGGACATCATATTCAATTTAATGTTATTGATAGAGAAACTTTGATACAAGCACAAAAAAATCCTGAAGAATATAAAGATTTGATTGTGAGAGTTGCAGGCTATAGCGATCATTTTAGAAATCTTAGTAAGGCACTACAAGATGAAATAATTGAACGTACAGAACAATCATTTAATTAG
- a CDS encoding DUF1659 domain-containing protein: MAVTKSLQTTSLSIEIQSGTDKAGDAIFTKKTFSNVRTDAASQNIYDVAEAIKAVLSVQTRDYFVNEASSLVNA; encoded by the coding sequence ATGGCTGTAACAAAATCACTTCAAACAACATCATTAAGCATTGAGATCCAAAGTGGAACTGATAAAGCGGGCGACGCGATATTTACCAAGAAAACTTTTTCCAATGTTAGAACAGATGCTGCTTCCCAAAACATCTATGATGTTGCTGAAGCTATAAAAGCTGTTTTATCAGTTCAGACTAGAGATTACTTTGTAAATGAAGCCTCTAGTTTAGTTAATGCTTAA
- a CDS encoding DUF2922 domain-containing protein yields the protein MEYTLSLTFLTENGEKTTLNIPSVKSDLTKAEVNSLMDTIIAKDIFKTNSGGLAKKSGAQVTQRQVTKFDIA from the coding sequence ATGGAATATACCTTATCTTTGACTTTTCTAACTGAAAATGGCGAAAAGACTACTTTAAATATTCCAAGTGTTAAATCAGATCTTACTAAAGCTGAAGTCAATTCACTTATGGATACTATAATAGCAAAAGATATATTCAAAACAAATTCTGGTGGTTTAGCTAAGAAATCTGGAGCTCAAGTTACTCAAAGACAAGTCACAAAATTTGATATAGCTTAA
- a CDS encoding helix-turn-helix domain-containing protein — protein sequence MDEIIDEADASRGTFYYYFNGKDDLLSSLSIFFDDKYEEVMQQIDLKINSFDKL from the coding sequence ATAGATGAAATTATTGATGAAGCTGATGCTTCAAGAGGTACGTTTTATTACTATTTTAATGGGAAAGATGATCTTTTAAGTTCACTTTCCATTTTTTTTGATGATAAATACGAAGAAGTAATGCAGCAAATAGATCTTAAAATTAATAGTTTTGATAAACTTTAA
- a CDS encoding AbrB/MazE/SpoVT family DNA-binding domain-containing protein — translation MKASGIVRNLDNLGRVVIPKEMRNLMAIKEGDPVEIIKVNNEVVVRKYSKGCIFCGSSQEISEFKEIIVCNECRKALGQE, via the coding sequence ATGAAAGCATCGGGAATAGTAAGAAATCTTGATAATTTGGGAAGGGTTGTAATACCCAAAGAAATGCGGAATTTAATGGCGATTAAGGAAGGAGATCCAGTGGAAATTATTAAAGTAAACAATGAGGTGGTTGTTAGGAAATATAGCAAAGGATGTATCTTTTGCGGAAGTAGTCAGGAGATTTCTGAATTTAAAGAAATAATTGTTTGCAACGAATGTAGAAAGGCTTTAGGTCAAGAGTAA
- a CDS encoding cell wall binding repeat-containing protein, translated as MIKVKMLKLTKIIVSTLVIVSVLILNPIGASAEWEQDNQGWWYTEGSSWSVGWKLIDWKWYYFGEDGYMKTGWIKYDSKSYYLNSDGSMAHDTTIDGCAVGSDGAWNQIAGTSSIHVSKVNPNATTISGVTGIKFDDITKIVFCDGSLKNNTVTIEDKQKIKEFMGYLDAYSVNNIDVPVVTGWLHRALFYINDKEVMDISFDNPIDINGEQFNVTKGNLDIKTIDRYLKSIDSSYIEH; from the coding sequence ATGATAAAAGTTAAAATGCTTAAATTAACTAAAATAATAGTTAGTACATTAGTAATAGTTTCAGTATTAATATTAAATCCAATAGGAGCAAGTGCGGAGTGGGAGCAAGATAATCAAGGTTGGTGGTATACAGAAGGTAGTTCATGGTCAGTTGGTTGGAAGCTAATTGATTGGAAATGGTACTATTTTGGAGAAGATGGGTATATGAAAACAGGTTGGATAAAATATGATAGTAAATCATATTATTTAAATTCAGATGGAAGTATGGCCCATGATACGACAATAGATGGATGTGCAGTAGGTTCAGATGGCGCATGGAATCAAATTGCTGGAACTAGTTCAATACATGTATCAAAGGTTAATCCAAACGCCACAACAATAAGTGGTGTAACTGGTATAAAATTTGATGATATTACAAAAATAGTTTTTTGCGACGGATCATTAAAAAATAACACAGTAACAATTGAAGATAAACAAAAGATTAAAGAATTTATGGGATATTTAGATGCTTATTCTGTTAATAACATAGATGTTCCGGTAGTAACAGGTTGGCTGCATAGGGCATTATTCTATATCAATGATAAAGAGGTAATGGATATATCTTTTGATAATCCAATTGATATTAATGGAGAACAATTTAATGTCACAAAAGGTAACTTAGATATTAAAACAATTGACAGGTATCTAAAATCAATTGATTCGTCTTATATAGAACATTAA
- a CDS encoding MBL fold metallo-hydrolase, whose amino-acid sequence MDRLNKPVITKETIKAMEDMSFFTHAKIFDDLLIVAQKQTNCFILKTSDGLIVIDAIWPAEKAFEAIVDAIKDVGWNPDTIKKLVLTHGHVDHTGCGRWFVEKYHVYTYLSKIDDAFWEEHPTKPNRPETWKDYKIDVYVQDGDTITLGDKTIYIYGTPGHAPGGLSYIFPVKEDGEIHMAALWGGTTPPWTKNEVKQYLKSLDYFISEAMHKKVDVALSNHTAIDNGLERIMYSKVRMDYMPNIYIIGQDGFQKYCQVFRTLSYEIMEKL is encoded by the coding sequence ATGGATAGATTAAATAAACCAGTTATTACAAAAGAAACAATAAAAGCAATGGAGGATATGTCATTTTTCACTCATGCTAAGATTTTTGACGATTTGCTAATTGTTGCACAAAAGCAAACAAATTGTTTTATATTGAAGACGAGTGATGGTTTAATAGTGATAGATGCTATTTGGCCAGCAGAAAAAGCTTTTGAGGCAATAGTAGACGCGATTAAAGATGTGGGATGGAATCCAGATACAATAAAAAAACTGGTTTTGACACATGGACATGTTGATCATACAGGATGTGGGAGATGGTTTGTTGAAAAGTATCATGTTTACACATACCTTTCTAAAATAGATGATGCTTTCTGGGAGGAACATCCAACGAAGCCTAATAGACCAGAAACATGGAAAGATTATAAAATTGATGTTTATGTTCAAGATGGAGATACCATAACATTAGGCGATAAAACAATATATATTTACGGTACCCCTGGTCATGCTCCAGGAGGATTAAGTTACATATTTCCTGTAAAAGAAGATGGAGAAATCCATATGGCAGCATTATGGGGAGGTACGACACCACCATGGACAAAGAATGAAGTTAAACAATATCTCAAGTCATTGGATTACTTTATCAGTGAAGCAATGCATAAAAAAGTAGATGTAGCTTTAAGTAATCATACAGCTATAGATAATGGTTTGGAGCGTATTATGTATTCAAAAGTTAGAATGGACTATATGCCTAATATTTATATTATTGGGCAGGATGGATTTCAAAAGTACTGTCAGGTATTTCGTACATTGAGTTATGAGATAATGGAAAAATTATGA
- a CDS encoding trans-4-hydroxy-L-proline dehydratase activase yields MKNVYITNIQKYSIHDGDGIRTTIFFKGCPLRCSWCHNPETQNYEKEIMYNKEQCTKCRQCIEICPQKAIHVKEEYMFTEKEICKACGTCTDYCLQNARNIAGKHYSVSELIKEVEKDYLFYEESGGGVTLSGGEVMAMDMEYVEKLVKEFHKRGIRVNIDTCGFTCYENFEKILAVIDTFLYDLKLIDNELHKKYTGVDNTLILDNLKKLYKDKAKIYIRIPLIEGVNAEEKHIRDIIKYLLSNNIRPHRINLLPYHNTGMSKYYKLQKIYEGDNWRAPDPKKMQEYKKEFEKYGFINVIIGG; encoded by the coding sequence TTGAAAAATGTATATATAACAAATATTCAAAAATATTCAATACATGATGGGGATGGAATTCGTACTACTATATTTTTTAAAGGCTGCCCTTTACGATGTAGTTGGTGTCATAATCCTGAGACTCAAAATTATGAGAAGGAAATAATGTACAATAAAGAACAGTGTACAAAATGCAGGCAATGTATTGAAATATGTCCACAAAAAGCAATACATGTTAAAGAAGAATATATGTTTACAGAAAAAGAAATTTGCAAAGCTTGTGGCACTTGCACTGACTATTGCTTGCAAAATGCTAGAAATATAGCTGGAAAACATTACTCTGTCTCAGAGCTTATAAAAGAGGTAGAAAAAGATTATTTATTTTATGAAGAATCAGGAGGTGGAGTTACTTTATCTGGTGGAGAAGTTATGGCTATGGATATGGAATACGTAGAAAAACTTGTAAAAGAATTTCACAAAAGAGGAATCAGAGTTAATATTGATACTTGTGGCTTTACTTGTTATGAAAACTTTGAAAAAATTCTAGCGGTTATAGATACATTTTTATATGATTTAAAACTTATAGATAATGAACTTCATAAAAAGTATACAGGAGTAGATAATACACTGATTCTGGATAACTTAAAAAAACTTTATAAAGATAAAGCCAAAATTTATATTAGGATTCCTCTCATTGAAGGTGTGAATGCTGAGGAGAAGCATATAAGAGATATAATAAAATATTTGCTAAGTAACAATATAAGGCCTCATAGAATTAATCTTTTGCCATATCATAATACGGGAATGAGTAAATATTACAAATTACAAAAAATATATGAAGGTGATAACTGGCGTGCTCCAGATCCTAAGAAGATGCAAGAATATAAAAAAGAATTTGAAAAGTATGGATTTATAAATGTTATTATAGGAGGTTAA
- a CDS encoding AAA family ATPase — MERILIIGGNGCGKTTLAQTLASKLEIPLIHLDKLYWRDNWES, encoded by the coding sequence TTGGAACGTATTTTAATTATTGGTGGTAATGGATGCGGAAAAACGACATTAGCACAAACATTAGCTAGTAAATTAGAAATTCCTTTAATTCACCTTGATAAGCTATATTGGAGAGACAATTGGGAAAGTTAA
- a CDS encoding phage replisome organizer N-terminal domain-containing protein, producing the protein MADIKWIKLSTNMHDDEKMKLIDAMPKRDTIHYVWIRILLLGGKLNANGEIFLSEGKPLTAKMLAVLFSRSLEDIKLALKVLSRFGMIEIAPNKVIKIVNWEKHQNIEGMERVREQNRKRAENYREKKKLDEKASQNNKENDANIFEAENLDEMEADENKPKDDFETNESIAIDSDDKSKIDSEDPAKNNSNNDEIADLNSIKNNKNKGNITQKNSNVTKNESNAIVTEQNKKEIENKKKRDKKDIEIENTNLISKINNETSTSQKVNSVISMVPEVMADQITTSHKDDDINASSMRIMFYYQKITGIPGGAYSFAIRKAIDTYGEKVVKMAIDTAFDQNQTGFKYINGILKNWKRDGYPKEDKEVKKNGVRSYGKNIKADKNEFAGFKPKESRKLTEAERKRIHANLI; encoded by the coding sequence GTGGCAGATATCAAATGGATTAAGTTATCTACTAATATGCATGATGATGAAAAGATGAAATTAATAGATGCAATGCCAAAGAGAGATACAATACATTATGTTTGGATAAGAATACTTTTATTGGGTGGAAAGCTTAATGCAAACGGAGAGATATTTTTATCAGAAGGAAAACCTCTTACAGCTAAAATGTTAGCCGTATTATTTTCAAGATCATTAGAGGACATTAAACTTGCACTAAAAGTATTATCTCGATTTGGCATGATTGAAATAGCTCCTAATAAGGTGATTAAAATTGTAAATTGGGAAAAGCATCAAAACATAGAAGGAATGGAAAGAGTTCGTGAACAAAATAGAAAAAGAGCTGAGAACTATAGAGAAAAGAAAAAATTAGATGAGAAAGCTTCACAAAATAACAAAGAGAATGATGCAAATATTTTTGAAGCTGAAAATTTAGATGAGATGGAGGCTGATGAAAATAAACCAAAAGACGATTTTGAAACTAATGAAAGTATAGCAATTGATTCTGATGATAAAAGTAAAATTGATTCAGAAGATCCTGCTAAGAATAATTCTAATAATGATGAGATAGCTGATCTCAATTCTATAAAAAACAATAAAAATAAAGGAAACATTACTCAAAAAAACAGTAACGTTACAAAAAATGAAAGTAACGCTATTGTAACGGAGCAGAATAAGAAAGAGATAGAGAATAAGAAAAAGAGGGATAAAAAAGATATAGAAATAGAGAATACAAATTTGATTTCTAAGATAAATAATGAGACTTCTACAAGTCAAAAAGTAAATTCTGTAATATCCATGGTACCAGAAGTTATGGCAGATCAAATAACTACATCACATAAGGATGATGACATAAACGCAAGCTCTATGAGAATTATGTTTTATTATCAAAAAATAACGGGAATACCTGGTGGAGCCTATAGCTTTGCCATTAGGAAAGCAATTGATACTTATGGTGAAAAAGTAGTTAAGATGGCTATAGATACAGCCTTTGATCAAAATCAAACTGGATTTAAGTATATTAATGGCATATTAAAAAATTGGAAGAGAGATGGATATCCAAAAGAGGATAAGGAGGTAAAGAAAAATGGGGTTAGAAGCTATGGAAAGAATATCAAAGCAGATAAAAACGAATTTGCAGGATTCAAACCAAAGGAATCACGAAAACTTACAGAAGCTGAAAGAAAGAGAATTCATGCAAACCTCATATAA
- a CDS encoding HTH domain-containing protein codes for MSGVNDLVENPKLVSLESKYKVSKTVMSLHFFLKELEP; via the coding sequence ATGTCTGGAGTTAATGATTTAGTAGAAAATCCTAAATTAGTTTCTTTAGAAAGTAAATATAAGGTATCTAAAACAGTGATGTCATTACATTTTTTCTTGAAAGAATTAGAACCGTAA